From Drosophila virilis strain 15010-1051.87 chromosome X, Dvir_AGI_RSII-ME, whole genome shotgun sequence, the proteins below share one genomic window:
- the LOC6632156 gene encoding E3 ubiquitin-protein ligase RNF185, whose product MEAATATLVGEPQLPTAPELPSTSSNGSSSSSNNNNNSPTNGSECVDTDNIGWARKPADATSELRQRATSYSFTGSALASGNFADIKEPGAAEATSSSATGPANEAGSNDKDKEPSEESLYECNICLDTAKDAVVSMCGHLFCWPCLHQWLLTRPNRKLCPVCKAAVDKDKVIPLYGRNSTRQEDPRNKVPPRPAGQRTEPEPAPGFPGFGFGDSFHVSFGIGAFPFGFFTSSLNFGEPRPAAANRGTTQYDDEQTLSRLFLYLAFLCIGWLLFA is encoded by the exons ATggaggcagcaacagcgactcTGGTTGGCGAGCCACAGTTGCCAACGGCGCCCGAACTGCCCTCCACATCAtcaaatggcagcagcagcagcagcaacaacaacaacaattcaccCACAAATGGGTCAGAGTGCGTAGATACGGACAACATTGGCTGGGCCAGGAAGCCTGCTGACGCCACATCTGAGCTGCGCCAGCGTGCAACATCGTATTCTTTCACGGGCAGCGCCCTGGCCAGTGGCAACTTTGCAGATATCAAGGAGCCGGGCGCAGCTGAGGCAACATCATCATCGGCAACTGGTCCGGCTAACGAGGCCGGCAGCAATGACAAGGACAAGGAGCCCAGCGAGGAGTCGCTGTACGAGTGTAATATCTGTTTGGATACAGCCAAGGATGCGGTGGTCAGCATGTGTGGCCATCTATTCTGCTGGCCCTGCTTGCATCAGTGGCTGCTGACACGCCCTAATCGTAAGCTATGCCCCGTTTGCAAGGCAGCCGTCGATAAGGACAAAGTAATACCGCTTTACGGTCGCAATAGCACACGCCAGGAGGATCCACG CAATAAGGTGCCACCACGTCCTGCTGGCCAGCGTACAGAGCCCGAGCCAGCCCCTGGTTTTCCAGGCTTTGGTTTTGGTGATAGTTTCCACGTGTCCTTTGGCATTGGTGCTTTTCCTTTTGGTTTCTTTACATCATCGCTTAACTTTGGCGAGCCGCGTCCAGCTG CGGCTAATCGCGGCACCACACAGTACGACGATGAGCAGACGCTGTCCAGACTGTTTTTGTATCTCGCCTTTCTCTGCATCGGTTGGCTGTTGTTTGCCTAG